In Trichoderma atroviride chromosome 2, complete sequence, one DNA window encodes the following:
- a CDS encoding uncharacterized protein (EggNog:ENOG41) produces MSTFNGLVREFPDIRIDYFRHHDGISPPSACFLSHVHTDHLAGLETLRSPFVYCSAATREILLRLERYPCRINYSKGILEARQQTYKHLSKVIKPLPLESPTVIELQPGNQLMVTLFDANHCPGSVMFLIEGQGKAILYTGDVRCEPWFVNTIARNPTLIEYTCGIKTLDTIYLDTSFTDNVPFQTKAEGIAELLRKVAQYPKDTVFHIQSWTYGYEDVWIALSKALNSPIHVDDYKLRIFSSLTASPDRSSFGSHLTSTAAALSGFMCGNSFQPGCLTANKDVRLHSCESGNMCSIARQSSVVRIQPVIASFPDGNVMHEAGIGGGGEDLEREMELEVPSTSDLQNLLEIIDALKNTTEEARAECARLLTNALATSRSLQLNIKSEDIQLTDLKRAILPIANHHPGAGSSTTNQFGGETLPRVIRFPYSRHSSYPELCNLVDAFKPIDVWPCTFHLESWREKGISIESLFGQYCSGNVFAHDIKTRTGRRVLRAYPLLRTRRRRYPTHSTPETPIPSLNTISAPCKKCLIRHMSITEQIQMQNSQPSLLKSKSKTHLYSFKSGCPSAIPKPMQTTRRILQRL; encoded by the exons ATGTCCACATTCAATGGCTTGGTGCGCGAGTTCCCAGACATACGAA TTGATTACTTCCGACACCATGACGGAATATCACCTCCATCAGCGTGTTTCTTGAG CCATGTTCACACTGATCATCTCGCCGGGCTAGAGACGCTGCGGTCTCCATT TGTCTACTGCTCTGCGGCTACACGAGAAATCCTGCTACGCCTTGAGCGCTATCCCTGCCGTATCAACTACAGCAAAGGCATTCTTGAGGCACGGCAGCAGACTTATAAGCATCTGAGCAAAGTCATT AAACCACTTCCCCTTGAATCTCCGACCGTAATCGAGCTTCAGCCTGGAAATCAGCTCATGGTTACACTCTTCGATGCGAATCACTGCCCTGGCTCTGTCATGTTCC TCATTGAGGGGCAGGGCAAGGCAATCCTCTATACTGGCGACGTGCGTTGTGAGCCATGGTTTGTCAATACCATTGCTCGAAACCCAACTCTCATCGAGTATACTTGCGGCATCAAGACTCTAGATACCATCTATCTCGACACCTCTTTCACCGACAACGTTCCCTTCCAGACAAAGGCTGAGGGCATcgctgagctgctgcgcaaGGTCGCGCAGTATCCAAAGGATACAGTCTTTCATATACAATCATGGACTTATGGCTATGAAGATGTTTGGATTGCTCTCTCCAAAGCTCTGAACTCTCCCATCCATGTTGACGACTATAAACTTCGCATTTTCAGCTCGCTAACCGCATCCCCAGACCGATCTAGCTTTGGCTCCCATTTGACGTcaactgcagctgctctGTCCGGATTCATGTGTGGAAATTCTTTTCAGCCCGGCTGCTTGACTGCAAACAAAGATGTGCGTCTTCACAGCTGTGAGAGCGGCAACATGTGCTCCATCGCAAGACAATCTTCAGTGGTCAGAATCCAGCCCGTCATCGCGTCATTTCCCGATGGCAATGTCATGCACGAAGCGGGAAtaggaggaggcggcgaggaTTTGGAGCGGGAGATGGAACTTGAAGTTCCCAGCACGAGCGATCTCCAAAATTTGCTCGAAAT AATAGATGCATTGAAGAACACCACAGAAGAAGCCCGAGCCGAGTGCGCGCGACTCTTGACAAACGCATTGGCTACCAGCCGCAGCTTACAGTTGAACATCAAGTCCGAAGATATCCAATTGACTGATCTGAAAAGGGCCATACTTCCCATCGCAAACCACCATCCAGGAGCAGGCTCATCTACTACAAACCAATTTGGCGGAGAAACGCTTCCAAGAGTCATCCGATTTCCCTACTCGCGACATTCCTCGTACCCGGAGCTTTGCAATCTAGTTGATGCTTTCAAACCAATAGACGTTTGGCCCTGCACGTTCCATCTTGAGTCATGGCGAGAGAAAG GCATTTCAATAGAATCGCTCTTTGGGCAATACTGCAGCGGCAATGTATTCGCTCACGATATCAAA ACACGCACAGGCAGGAGAGTTCTTCGAGCGTACCCTCTCTTGCGGACCAGGCGTCGCCGATATCCCACGCACTCAACCCCAGAGACACCAATCCCGTCTCTGAACACGATATCGGCCCCCTGCAAGAAGTGCCTGATCCGTCATATGTCAATAACGGAGCAAATACAAATGCAGAACAGTCAGCCGAGCCTTTTGAAGAGCAAGTCGAAGACGCATCTTTACTCGTTCAAGAGTGGCTGTCCCAGTGCCATACCGAAACCGATGCAAACGACTCGCAGAATACTACAACGTCTATGA
- a CDS encoding uncharacterized protein (EggNog:ENOG41): protein MSTFNGLVREFPDIRIDYFRHHDGISPPSACFLSHVHTDHLAGLETLRSPFVYCSAATREILLRLERYPCRINYSKGILEARQQTYKHLSKVIKPLPLESPTVIELQPGNQLMVTLFDANHCPGSVMFLIEGQGKAILYTGDVRCEPWFVNTIARNPTLIEYTCGIKTLDTIYLDTSFTDNVPFQTKAEGIAELLRKVAQYPKDTVFHIQSWTYGYEDVWIALSKALNSPIHVDDYKLRIFSSLTASPDRSSFGSHLTSTAAALSGFMCGNSFQPGCLTANKDVRLHSCESGNMCSIARQSSVVRIQPVIASFPDGNVMHEAGIGGGGEDLEREMELEVPSTSDLQNLLEIIDALKNTTEEARAECARLLTNALATSRSLQLNIKSEDIQLTDLKRAILPIANHHPGAGSSTTNQFGGETLPRVIRFPYSRHSSYPELCNLVDAFKPIDVWPCTFHLESWREKGISIESLFGQYCSGNVFAHDIKVSSIMKQNVQPVADEPDTHRQESSSSVPSLADQASPISHALNPRDTNPVSEHDIGPLQEVPDPSYVNNGANTNAEQSAEPFEEQVEDASLLVQEWLSQCHTETDANDSQNTTTSMTSVLSMRHSSTRLDAYERMLQNCKGIEWNSIELISTGCNHSAVEQEL from the exons ATGTCCACATTCAATGGCTTGGTGCGCGAGTTCCCAGACATACGAA TTGATTACTTCCGACACCATGACGGAATATCACCTCCATCAGCGTGTTTCTTGAG CCATGTTCACACTGATCATCTCGCCGGGCTAGAGACGCTGCGGTCTCCATT TGTCTACTGCTCTGCGGCTACACGAGAAATCCTGCTACGCCTTGAGCGCTATCCCTGCCGTATCAACTACAGCAAAGGCATTCTTGAGGCACGGCAGCAGACTTATAAGCATCTGAGCAAAGTCATT AAACCACTTCCCCTTGAATCTCCGACCGTAATCGAGCTTCAGCCTGGAAATCAGCTCATGGTTACACTCTTCGATGCGAATCACTGCCCTGGCTCTGTCATGTTCC TCATTGAGGGGCAGGGCAAGGCAATCCTCTATACTGGCGACGTGCGTTGTGAGCCATGGTTTGTCAATACCATTGCTCGAAACCCAACTCTCATCGAGTATACTTGCGGCATCAAGACTCTAGATACCATCTATCTCGACACCTCTTTCACCGACAACGTTCCCTTCCAGACAAAGGCTGAGGGCATcgctgagctgctgcgcaaGGTCGCGCAGTATCCAAAGGATACAGTCTTTCATATACAATCATGGACTTATGGCTATGAAGATGTTTGGATTGCTCTCTCCAAAGCTCTGAACTCTCCCATCCATGTTGACGACTATAAACTTCGCATTTTCAGCTCGCTAACCGCATCCCCAGACCGATCTAGCTTTGGCTCCCATTTGACGTcaactgcagctgctctGTCCGGATTCATGTGTGGAAATTCTTTTCAGCCCGGCTGCTTGACTGCAAACAAAGATGTGCGTCTTCACAGCTGTGAGAGCGGCAACATGTGCTCCATCGCAAGACAATCTTCAGTGGTCAGAATCCAGCCCGTCATCGCGTCATTTCCCGATGGCAATGTCATGCACGAAGCGGGAAtaggaggaggcggcgaggaTTTGGAGCGGGAGATGGAACTTGAAGTTCCCAGCACGAGCGATCTCCAAAATTTGCTCGAAAT AATAGATGCATTGAAGAACACCACAGAAGAAGCCCGAGCCGAGTGCGCGCGACTCTTGACAAACGCATTGGCTACCAGCCGCAGCTTACAGTTGAACATCAAGTCCGAAGATATCCAATTGACTGATCTGAAAAGGGCCATACTTCCCATCGCAAACCACCATCCAGGAGCAGGCTCATCTACTACAAACCAATTTGGCGGAGAAACGCTTCCAAGAGTCATCCGATTTCCCTACTCGCGACATTCCTCGTACCCGGAGCTTTGCAATCTAGTTGATGCTTTCAAACCAATAGACGTTTGGCCCTGCACGTTCCATCTTGAGTCATGGCGAGAGAAAG GCATTTCAATAGAATCGCTCTTTGGGCAATACTGCAGCGGCAATGTATTCGCTCACGATATCAAAGTCAGTAGTATTATGAAGCAGAATGTTCAACCCGTTGCCGACGAACCAGACACGCACAGGCAGGAGAGTTCTTCGAGCGTACCCTCTCTTGCGGACCAGGCGTCGCCGATATCCCACGCACTCAACCCCAGAGACACCAATCCCGTCTCTGAACACGATATCGGCCCCCTGCAAGAAGTGCCTGATCCGTCATATGTCAATAACGGAGCAAATACAAATGCAGAACAGTCAGCCGAGCCTTTTGAAGAGCAAGTCGAAGACGCATCTTTACTCGTTCAAGAGTGGCTGTCCCAGTGCCATACCGAAACCGATGCAAACGACTCGCAGAATACTACAACGTCTATGACTTCGGTCCTCTCCATGCGCCACTCCTCAACACGCCTCGACGCATATGAACGTATGCTTCAAAATTGCAAAGGGATAGAGTGGAACTCAATTGAGCTCATTTCAACAGGCTGCAACCACAGTGCTGTAGAACAGGAGCTCTAG
- a CDS encoding uncharacterized protein (BUSCO:EOG092D1JY2): protein MPSMSLLKGLGTALWKARMSIPAKLAILKVAWRARAAKKKAAGKDGAKKDAGKKQKARKDKDNNNNKLAAADKELQKPASRKQQQGNSFDALMAVGDAAAAEEADMGAWVELNLSTRILSAIAKLGFAKPTLIQEKTIPEILAGEDVIGKAQTGSGKTLAFGIPIVEKWLELYEERRNVKREGPTAVVLSPTRELAKQLSDHIKALCDGLPTAPYVCTVTGGLSIHKQQRQLEKADIVIATPGRLWEVLDGDMSLQNSFTKIKFLVVDEADRLFKAGQFKEAEDIIGALDRKDPDAEDDDDDEELPPRQTLVFSATFDKNLQSKLAVRGKAPKAGAGSSDEEKMEYLMKSLKFRSEPKFIDVNPASQMASGLKEGLIECGAMEKDLYLYTVLVLNPNKRTLVFTNSISAVRRLAPLLQNLGLSVLPLHSQMIQKARLRSIERFAASRNSILVATDVAARGLDIKEVDQVLHYHVPRQADTYIHRSGRTARGDRSGVSVILCSPEEVLPTRRLAGKVHAERDGSTSLKREHFIETLLIDRKIAQRLKPRVDLAKRIADAVLAKEKGHSEDQWLRNAAEELGVDYDSEEFDGSAPGNWGGRGGGRKKKEKEARQLSKAEMGALRAQLREELSKRVNLGVSEKYITGGRVDIGALLREKEQGTVGGLFLGGDGLFGMNL from the exons ATGCCGTCGATGAGCCTGTTGAAGGGCCTGGGGACGGCGCTGTGGAAGGCGAGAATGTCGATTCCGGCGAAGCTGGCGATTCTAAAGGTGGCGTGGAGGGCCAGGGcggcaaaaaagaaggctgcAGGAAAAGACGGGGCCAAGAAGGACGCaggcaagaagcaaaaagcgcggaaagacaaagacaacaacaacaacaagctggcggcggccgACAAAGAGCTACAGAAGCCCGCTTCacgcaagcagcagcaaggcaacTCGTTCGACGCCCTCATGGCCGTGGGcgacgcagcagccgcagaagAGGCAGACATGGGTGCCTGGGTGGAGCTGAACCTGTCGACGCGCATCCTGTCGGCGATTGCGAAGCTGGGATTTGCGAAGCCGACGCTGATCCAGGAGAAGACGATTCCGGAGATTCTGGCGGGCGAGGACGTGATTGGAAAGGCGCAGACGGGATCGGGAAAGACGCTGGCGTTTGGTATTCCCATCGTGGAGAAGTGGCTGGAGCTGTATGAGGAGAGGCGGAATGTGAAGCGCGAGGGCCCGACGGCGGTGGTGCTCAGTCCGACGAGAGAGTTGGCGAAGCAGCTGTCGGACCATATCAAGGCGCTTTGCGACGGGTTGCCGACGGCGCCGTACGTGTGTACTGTGACGGGTGGGTTGAGCATTCACAAGCAGCAGAGacagctggagaaggcggaTATTGTCATTGCGACGCCGGGTCGTCTGTGGGAGGTGTTGGATGGCGACATGAGCCTGCAGAACTCGTTTACCAAGATTAAGTTCTTGGTTGTTGACGAGGCTGATAGGCTGTTCAAGGCGGGCCAGTTTAAAGAGGCGGAGGATATTATCGGTGCGCTGGATCGAAAGGATCCCGACGcggaggacgatgacgatgacgaggagctgCCGCCACGACAGACGCTGGTTTTCTCTGCGACGTTTGATAAGAATCTGCAGTCCAAGCTGGCGGTCAGAGGGAAGGCTCCGAAGGCGGGTGCTGGTAGTAGTGATGAGGAAAAGATGGAGTATTTGATGAAGTCGCTCAAGTTTAGGAGCGAGCCTAAGTTCATCGACGTCAATCCAGCGTCGCAGATGGCTTCTGGTTTAAAAGAGGGCTTGATTGAATGTGGTGCTATGGAGAAG GATCTCTATCTTTATACCGTTCTCGTTCTCAATCCCAACAAACGCACTCTCGTCTTTACAAACTCGATTTCAGCTGTCCGCCGTCTggcccctcttctccagaaCCTCGGTCTCTCAGTTCTACCTCTACACTCTCAGATGATTCAAAAGGCCCGTTTACGATCAATAGAGCGCTTTGCGGCTTCCAGAAACTCCATTCTCGTCGCGACAGATGTGGCTGCCCGTGGTCTGGATATCAAGGAGGTGGATCAAGTCTTGCATTACCATGTGCCTCGCCAGGCGGATACCTATATTCATCGATCTGGTCGAACTGCGCGTGGTGACCGTTCTGGTGTGAGCGTGATTCTGTGCTCGCCGGAAGAAGTCCTGCCTACTCGTCGTCTGGCCGGCAAGGTGCATGCTGAACGGGACGGTAGCACCAGCCTTAAGCGCGAGCATTTCATCGAGACGCTCTTGATTGATCGGAAGATTGCGCAGCGTCTAAAGCCTCGAGTGGACTTGGCGAAGCGCATCGCGGATGCTGTTttggcaaaggaaaagggccaCAGCGAGGATCAATGGCTGCGCAACGCCGCTGAGGAGCTGGGCGTAGACTACGACTCTGAAGAGTTTGACGGCAGCGCGCCGGGCAACTGGGgtggcagaggaggaggccgcaagaagaaggagaaggaggcgCGTCAGTTGAGTAAAGCGGAGATGGGAGCGCTGCGGGCACAGCTTCGTGAGGAGTTGAGCAAGCGGGTGAATCTGGGCGTGAGCGAGAAGTATATCACGGGGGGGAGGGTTGATATTGGTGCGTTGTTGAGGGAGAAGGAGCAGGGGACTGTTGGGGGGTTGTTTTTGGGAGGGGATGGGCTTTTCGGGATGAATTTATAA
- a CDS encoding uncharacterized protein (EggNog:ENOG41), translating to MSTFNGLVREFPDIRIDYFRHHDGISPPSACFLSHVHTDHLAGLETLRSPFVYCSAATREILLRLERYPCRINYSKGILEARQQTYKHLSKVIVCPPNHGSK from the exons ATGTCCACATTCAATGGCTTGGTGCGCGAGTTCCCAGACATACGAA TTGATTACTTCCGACACCATGACGGAATATCACCTCCATCAGCGTGTTTCTTGAG CCATGTTCACACTGATCATCTCGCCGGGCTAGAGACGCTGCGGTCTCCATT TGTCTACTGCTCTGCGGCTACACGAGAAATCCTGCTACGCCTTGAGCGCTATCCCTGCCGTATCAACTACAGCAAAGGCATTCTTGAGGCACGGCAGCAGACTTATAAGCATCTGAGCAAAGTCATTGTATGTCCACCAAATCACGGGTCAAAATAG
- a CDS encoding uncharacterized protein (EggNog:ENOG41~TransMembrane:1 (o15-36i)), which translates to MAISALLGSMTSSQAWGFGALFLVVTFIIDFVSDLASHPPIQIPSMGKSGMLNAFINSFRAIKNYNQWVTEGYSKFGRNGLPFIVPQPLSRHSEIVLPRSQAAWMIDQPDHILSTYDAHNATLFTRYNFLGRRLAHDPFPNRVMQKHLARHLPTVIPNIDEETQHVVSAMFGDDTENWKAFTLWDMWMEIVPCVINRLLVGPELCRNKQFVDNMTSFSNDVVRNMLILQLLPKVLHPIVGRLLGIANYIHWRSADAVVQPLVQQRLNAMLKHANGHAEFQDYVPPEDFVTWTIRQALAENKTFELDPVVLSKRLLPVEFAAIHTTVLTGQLWMQDLLSSDHESGILDILRAEIIANKPKSGPWTKTALSNLVRLDSSIRESQRLSNFMATVVERKVVSENGVYNPDLDLTFPKGSYVVLNLEGTHHCEDLYENAKAYDPLRYSRMREAWDAKSDEEKRNEPEEGTRMRGLGMVTTSPQHLAFGHGRHACPARFFVSHEFKLILATIILDYDIKMTSKKPQRQWIGRSVIPSKADIQVRKRKA; encoded by the exons ATGGCTATttctgcgctgctgggctCAATGACCTCGAGTCAAGCATGGGGCTTTGGCGCTCTTTTCCTGGTAGTGACGTTCATCATCGATTTCGTCAGCGACCTCGCCAGCCACCCACCCATTCAGATCCCTTCCATGGGCAAGAGTGGAATGCTCAATGCTTTCATTAACAGTTTTCGAGCCATCAAGAATTATAATCAATGGGTCACAGAGGGATACTCAAAA TTTGGCAGAAATGGCCTTCCATTCATCGTACCGCAGCCTCTATCTCGCCATTCAGAAATCGTTCTCCCTCGCAGCCAAGCCGCCTGGATGATCGACCAGCCCGACCACATCCTCTCAACTTATGACGCCCACAACGCAACTCTCTTCACCAGATACAACTTCCTCGGCCGCCGCCTCGCCCACGATCCGTTTCCCAACCGCGTCATGCAAAAACATCTAGCTCGGCATCTGCCTACCGTGATCCCAAACATCGATGAGGAAACTCAGCATGTGGTGAGCGCAATGTTTGGAGACGACACCGAGAACTGGAAGGCATTCACGCTCTGGGACATGTGGATGGAAATCGTGCCCTGCGTCATCAACAGACTCCTCGTCGGGCCTGAACTCTGTCGTAACAAACAATTTGTCGACAACATGACCAGCTTTTCAAACGACGTTGTCCGCAACATGCTCATCCTCCAATTGCTCCCAAAAGTCCTGCATCCCATCGTCGGACGActcctcggcatcgccaactACATACACTGGCGCTCAGCCGACGCTGTAGTCCAGCCCTTGGTTCAGCAACGCCTCAATGCCATGTTGAAGCACGCCAATGGACATGCCGAGTTCCAAGATTACGTGCCACCCGAGGACTTTGTCACTTGGACAATCAGACAGGCGCTGGCAGAAAACAAGACGTTTGAGCTTGATCCCGTCGTCCTGTCTAAGCGACTACTACCTGTTGAATTTGCCGCAATCCACACCACCGTCCTGACCGGCCAACTATGGATGCAAGACCTCCTCTCCTCCGACCACGAGAGCGGCATCCTCGACATTCTCCGTGCTGAAATCATAGCCAACAAGCCCAAATCAGGACCCTGGACCAAAACCGCTCTTTCAAACCTCGTCCGCCTAGACTCTTCCATCCGTGAGTCACAGCGTCTGAGCAACTTTATGGCTACAGTCGTTGAACGCAAAGTCGTCTCCGAAAATGGAGTCTACAATCCAGACCTGGACTTGACTTTCCCAAAGGGCAGTTATGTCGTGCTAAATCTCGAGGGGACTCATCACTGCGAAGATCTATACGAAAATGCTAAGGCATACGACCCGCTGCGATACTCCAGGATGAGAGAAGCCTGGGACGCAAAGtccgatgaagagaagaggaacgaGCCGGAAGAGGGGACGCGGATGCGAGGACTGGGAATGGTGACGACAAGCCCGCAGCATCTCGCTTTTGGCCATGGAAGACACGCTTG CCCAGCGCGATTCTTTGTTTCCCACGAGTTCAAACTCATATTAGCCACCATTATCCTCGACTACGACATCAAAATGACTAGCAAAAAGCCTCAGCGGCAATGGATCGGGCGCTCAGTGATTCCTTCCAAGGCGGATATTCAAGTACGAAAGAGGAAGGCCTAG